ATCAAATACTCTTGTTTTGCCCATTGTAACTCCTTGTTACTATAAGTTTTCTCCACTCTTAAATATTATAACCCAAAATATTTATCAAAAACAACCCAAATGGGAAACCAAAGCTTGTTATTTCACAATTATAATACATACCATGGTTCCAAGATTTATCTTCGCTAGCAAGTTTTATAAGTTCCAACTCTATATATATTTGCATAGTTTGTTGAAAAAACTATATCATACTGTCGACACACAAATTGCTTATATAGAAAAGTGCAAAATGGACTTTGATCTACCTTCTTACCACCAAAACACTCATATGAACATCACAGTTCTGGTTGTAGATGATGATCGTATTTCCCTCTCTACTATCTCCAATATGCTTAAAACGCCGACCTACATAGGTATAATCATTATCCTGACTCTTAAAATATTTTCTGGCTACAATTTGGATTGCTCAATTCGCCACTAGAACTCTACCACATATTCGATAATTTTTTTACGTATGGTTGATTCAAGAATATTTACTGTTTACCTATCACCCATTATCAGCTTAATCATCTAGGTTCTATAGGGTAAAAGAATTGTTGTCCCCAAGATTAATGTTCTTGTGAACTGTATATCTATTTAATTTTGTCCTAATCTTTTCAAACATTGGGATTTAGATTTCATTAATTTAATTTTTGATGTAAAGGTCAAAAAAAATTTTATATATAATTCATTAATTTATTATTCTCGTTGTTTGGAACCCATAGACCATTCGATTAGTGTCCTACCTTTTTTTTTGGTGCACAACGATTAAACCGGCAATAGCCTCTTACGCAGAGGCGTGCTTAGAGTTTCTAATGCCATACGCCAAAAATATAGTTTAATGTTTAAACACTTTCCAATAAATAAATTACATTTAAAAACTATAAATTAATTGTTTAAATTTTATAAAACAAATGGAAATTTATATGTTACATGTTTCAATATTACAAAAACATATAAGTTTATACTGTGATACTTTAAATTCAAAAGTTATTTGTACAATAAATATAGACAAAAATAAATAACAAGTGACTAACAAAGAAGAAAATAGTGAAAAATAAGATTTAATATGGTGAAAATTAAATATAAATAAGTGTGTAAATAAATATAAAGAAAGAAGGATTAAACTATGGTTTCCCCCTTGGATTTTGTATTTATGTTTGTAAGAGAAACAAATTTACACCATATAAAAGAAAATGTTGTAAATATACCACACCTTGGTTTTATATGCCCTAAGCCATATTTTTCTGTTTTTAGTGAATAGGCACGGCTCATGAGACTGGAAAGTATGTGTTTAGTTTCTCAAAATATTATTTTTTAAATTTCAAAGTTTTAATCAAAATAATATAAATAAAAAGTAGATTATCAAATTTATCGACTGGTTTTTAGAATTGCAAACACCACATCGTTTCTTTTCTTTGTAAGAGAAGTTTTGATAGAAACAAATATCAAAAAAAAAAAAAAAAAAAAAAAAATCTTACAAAAATTGTCCAAATCAAATGCATATATACACGTGTGTACATATTTACCCATACACATTTTTGATATTTTAATTGTTCGATTTGTAGATAAGTCATTTAGGGAAATTACAGTAATGACAGCAAATGATTCGTCAGAAGCATTATCTACGCTTAGAGGTCAATGCAACAACATTGATGTTGTAATCACCGAATATCATATGCCTAATTTGAATGGTGTACAATTACAAAGAAGGATAAACGAAGAATTTGGAAATATGCCTGTCATTGGTAAGGTTTTTCTTACCACTTATTGATAGCCTAATTTTTAATTTGTCTGTCAACAAGTTATATATATAAGAATTATTTTTGTTCACATTTTAAATTGATCAATAACTAAACAAGATAACTATTGTTTCTAATTCTATTTAGTTTATTAATATAATTTTCCCTATAATAAAAGGAGAAGTTACAATAAGAAATATGTTACTTTTTCTGTAAATACGTATAATTACAGAAAAGGTGTATTATATGGTAGAAAAGGTGTATTAGATACATATGTGTGACAGCTAGGAAAAGGTGTATTAGATGGTAGAAAAGGTGGTGCTCCAAAAAAAAAAAAGATGGTAGAAAAGGTGAACCAATGTATTCCTTTAAAGAATACATTTCACACATATAAAAACATTATGCAATAAGAAAAATTGTGAAAAGATATTAATTCCCCAAGCTCTCAGGTCAGTGTCGAAAAGAAGAAGAAAATAACACTAGAAGCAAACTAGTTCCTTTTCGATTTCCTTAAAACATTGTGATTTCTTTTTCTTAACATTTTTTTATAGTTGCAATTGATGCTAACTATCTCATTTTCATTATCTTTTATGTTTTCATTGCAGTGATTTCATCAGACATGAACAATGAAATTGAGCAAGAGACTTTATCTTCTGGAGCAATGTGTTTCATGAGAAAACCGATCAAGCCAAACGACATCGACACCATATACAAACATGCTTTAGACTACAAGATAAACGGTAATTTCGTATTAATATGATGCAAACGATAATGACAATCCTATTGTTCTCCTTGTTTGGTCTTTACACAATTTGATTAGTTTGATACTAGATATGTTTTATTATTATTGTAAATATATTATATAAATGATATCTGAATGTTATAAGTAAAAAAAGATGCAGGTGGTTCAAAAGAAATTCAGAAAACAAATTCAACCAGCAATCCAGAAGATGGAAGTTCTGGAGCAAAGGCCACAAAGAAGTTTAAGATCATATGGACGAGTTCTCTTGAGAATCACTTTTGCAAAGCCATTCAACACATTGGTGTTCATAGTACGCACTTCACATTTTTGATCTTCTATTTTCACATGTTGTATTTTTTTCCTTATCAGTTGTGTACCTTGTTATATTCTTTATCAATTAGAATAGGATAATCTTCTATAAGTTTTTACATGATCGTTGGTGTTTATTTAGATTACATTCTCTAAATGTCTTTATAGATTTTACATTTATTATGTATTATATGAGTGAATGTAAAACCAAATAGTAAATGATTCTTATACGGTCACACTAAACCCTAAAAAAATAAAACTCTCGTTTTCTTACTTGCATTTTCAAAGTGTTTGGAATTAGAGAGATATACTAATGTTCTACTTTTTTGCTTCGTTTTTGATATAATTTTGAAGAGGTAACACCTACAAAGATTTTAAAATTCATGAACCTGAACTACCTAACAAGAGCACATGTAGCCAGCAAATTACAGGTTCGATCTTCTATCAACATTGCTTCAGTGACCATATGCCATTTAATCATTTTCCAAAGCACATGATATTAGTTATGCTATTTTTCATCAAGTATCTTACGTCATGAAAACATGCAAATAGCTAATCATCTTTGTTCGGTGTTTTAGATGATTTTACACATCGGGTTAACTTTGTTTATACATCTTTTTTTGAAAAAATTAGCTTATACATGTGTGATATGTATCTTATTCATGGTTTCAACTCATCATACATATAATTTCATAAAACATATGATATGACTAAAATGTTGAAACTGTTGACACTACGCAGAAGTACAGAAAGTTTTTGAAAAAAGTTAAGGGTGAGAGCGTAGAAAAGACAAGAAGAGCTATGATCTCCAACATTCAATCATCAAGCTACATCAACCCACAACGCTCTTACAACTACAAGACAAGCCTAGGCAACAACAATATTTTCAATTCCCAACGTGGCTATGGTCTTGGTCAATCTAGCCACACGATGAACAACAATGCTGGTTTTCATGGCTCTGTCCACTGCATGAACCGTACACCCACCTACAATTCTCAAACTGGATCCAAATTTTTGCCTAGGAGAGGCAGCCTTGGGGTTTCAAGTGGAATGTTTGCTTTAAAAGAGGAAATGGGAAGCATGTCCGGAACATCTCAAGAGTATCAAGCTCATAAGTTTGGACAATATGGTACAAGAAGTGGAGTTTTGGGTAAGAAATCTAATCTTAATACTGGAACAACGAGTAGTAATTACGCTGGGCACAGAATAGATGAAAAGGGGGATGTGTTTGGACCTGGTGGAATAAGAGTTAATGTCAATGAGAATGCGTCTCTTGGTAGAATGAGAGTTACTGGTAATGGTAATGGTTCTCTTGGTGGGATAAGAATTCATGCTACTGGTAATGGTTGTTTTGGTGGAACAAGAGTTCAAGGTAATAGTAATGGTTTTCTTGGTGAAATAAAAGTCCATGGTATTGGTAATGGCTCTTTAGGTGGAACAGAAGTTCGAGGTAATGATAATGGCTTTCTGAATGAAAGAAGAGTCCGTGGTACTGGTAGTGGCTCTCTAGGTGGAACAAGAATTCAAGGTAATGATAATGGATTTCTTGATGAAATACGAGTCCATGGTAATCATAATGGTTCTTTTGGTGAGATAAGAGTTCACGGTAATGACTCTTTTGGTGGACTAAGAGTTAATAGTACCGATAATGGTAATGGCTGTCTTGATGGAGTTATGATTCATGGTAATATCAATGCTAATGGCTCCCTTGGCGGAATGAGAGTTCATACTGGTAATGGTAATGCATCTCTTGATGAAAATTTGAGTAGCATGAACTGGAACTTCAATAACAACAACATGAGTAACCATGGAAGTTCAACTTCAAGGTTTCCTTCTGCATTGTCATCGTTCTTTGACAATAAGGATCAGTCACAAAACTACCTGAATGCTCAGACTGGTGGTGTGGTTCCTGTTCTACAGAATCCTAGAAGACCTAATAATCATCATGGCATCAACGATTTTTTTTCGCGATACAGTTAACTCGCAGTTTGATCATAATCAGGTAGATTAACTAATATTGTTTTAACTTTTTTTTTTACATAGTGAATGTAATGTTTTGATTCATATATACGTGCATGATTTTGACCAGCAGCAAGGTAAAGTGACTGGTGAAAATCCTGAGGTGCCTCCTGCTTATCCTCTTGAAAACCTAAGTAACGTAAGTCATGTTTTTTACTCTCTCCTTTTTAAAGATGGTTTATTTTACTTTTCTTTAGTAGATGATTAGTCAAAAATTGTATATATATGTACATGTCTGTACGTGATAGATTGAAAATTTCTTGACCATATATACATTATGTATGATTTGTTTGAAGGGTAACTATAATGAAGAAACATTGTACTCTGTTGCTAATTCGGAAATGTATTTTCCTACTGATCAGAATATGATCATTACAAATAAGGTAAACTCTAGTTTCTATCACTTATCCGTTTTTGTACCTTAGATTAATGTAAAATGACGCGAAAAGTAATTGATATTTGAATCGATTGCATATAGGAATATGGTGTTGAAGATTTGATGGAACTCCCATTGTCGTTCGATCAGGTAATTAAGATGGGTTTTCATAGATTTTGTTTGAAACCTAACTACCTTGATATTTACGTACGTTTAAAGTAATAAAGTACATCCAACTTATTATATAAAATTTATTCACTATTTTGTGTCTGTATTCTTTAATAGGATTATGAGGATGAAAACCTCCTGAAGTTTTTGCTCGAGCATGACATGAATTAAAAGTTCTACCAAATTTGTTTAGTTAAACATTTACATTAATTATGTTATGAAATAACTTATAATTTATAGTATCGAGAAATTTAAATNNNNNNNNNNNNNNNNNNNNNNNNNNNNNNNNNNNNNNNNNNNNNNNNNNNNNNNNNNNNNNNNNNNNNNNNNNNNNNNNNNNNNNNNNNNNNNNNNNNNGCGAGGAAAACCGCCCTCGTTAAGATTATGTTTTCTTGTAGTGTCTATACTGAGCTGGTTCCATGTAATGATCCGTGGACTGCGGCACTTCACTTTCTATATGCAGCTCAACAATCAAAGCTATTATAACAAAGCACTAGAACGCGCACTGTCAGGAGGATGCGATTTTTTAAAGCGAGAAGATACCTTGAAGATGTTAAAGCTACAAGTAACAAGCAAGCTAGTCCCTTCACACGTTTTGGTCTTGGTCCGAAGCAAACAAAGTGGATATTTATAGATAACTGAAGAGCTGCAACCATTGGTGTAGTTCCAAAAAGAAAAAAAAACATTGCTAGTGATATTTGTAGAAAGGATAATGGAGCTGCGGGTATAGGTTGGATGGTTAATGACGATAAGGGACAATTTCTAGGTTCGGGAATGTTAAAATTAAAAACGTATTATCTCTCCTCTTCAAGGTGAAGCCCTCGATTTTCTTTATGCTCTGCATTAGGTTTGGATTAAAGGCTGGAGATCTGTATGTATGGTTTGAGGGAGATAATGTCCAGTTGGAAAAGTTAATTAATACGGTGGTATTACAATTAGGAAATATTCTTATGACATACGGCATTGTATGTCTCTTCTACCGAATTGTTCGCTAGAATCTGTTAATCAAGAAAGGAATGCTGGTGTTCTTTCTAAGAAAAAAAAAGATTAATAAAATCTAATAAATAAATTTCTATTAACAAAGTAGAATTTTGTTTTTTTCTCATAAAAACAATTAGTCAATTGAATAAATTTATCACATTTAGAAATTTATCCAATAAAATTTATAAGTAAAACATGAATATAATGTTATTTGCTCCATTAAGTTCTAATGAATTGATGTTCTGTTGAGTTAACATTTCATTTTTAGACTATGGTACTTATGATAGTTATAGTAACACTTTTCAAATGTGATTTTAAATAATAGGTTAAAATTATATATCACAAACACAAAAATTCTGTAAAATCATTACATATTGATAATTTAGAAATCAAATTTAAATTAGAGTTATAAACCCGCACTTAGTTTAATTTATATTTTTTAATAATCATTTTTTTCAATTAGAGTTATAAATCCGTACTTAGTGCGGCTCTGAGCATTTGTTCAATGTGCATTTGCAATGGATCCATTTTTTGTTTTTTATTTTTACATAAGAAATAATGGTCATATTTATAAAAAGTACATAGTTTAGGGTCTTCTTTTTAAAAATTTATAATAGTAGAACTAAAATTTTAAAAGACAAAAGTTAATTCAGCATTAGGCCCAAATATATTCTAAGTCGAGCCCGATGAAATCCATGTGTCTATTGGCTTATGTATCTTTTTCTTTATATCTGATAAGTAGGTCTGATCCAGATTCGATCCGAGATTCGATCTAAAATCCGAATATCCGGAGGGATCGAATCCGGATAGTAAAATGTTGGATCCGTCAAAACCGGATCCGGATCCGGATATCTTGACTATTTAATCTGGATATCCGGATCTATAAATTTTATTAATAACTATTTTAGAAATAGTAATATCTATATATAAAAACTAACTTTATTAAATATATTTTCATTTTTATAATAGTATATGTAAATTTTGTAATATTATACATAGAAATAATTAAAAACATTTTATATATATTAATATTATTATTTTATTTATTTTAAGAATCCACATCCGGATCCAGATATCCGCCGGATATTACAACTTTTAGAAGGATATCTGACATCTGAATATCCGAAAACCTCGGATCCGGATAAGGATAGTAAAATTATGGATCCGCCGGATAAAGATCTGGATCCGGATACTTTAAAATTGCCCGAATATCTGATCCGTCCCAGGCCTAGCGACAAGTGCTCTCTCTTTCTCTAGTGGATATATTGTCAACAGAGTATGCAATCCACGGGCAGTAGTACTCTATGAAGTCAGATATTTATAGCTTCGGAGTCTTGGTTCTTGAACTCATAACCGGCAAGAAAAACAGTAGCTTCTATGACGAGGATGGTTTTGGAGATTTAGTCACTTATGTGAGTTGATATGTATACCAATAAAAAATGTGTCTTAAAACTGTTTTCAAGAACAATGAAAGCTATGGGTAGAGAATTCACCATTGGAGATAGTAGATGAAGCAATGAGAGGGAGATTTCAGACAAATGAAGTGATCAGATTGCTCTGTTATGTGTTTAAGATGATTCTTCTGAGAGACCTTCAATGGATAACATTCTTGTAATGATGAACAGCTTTCACTGTTACTCTACCGATTCCAAAACGGTCTGGACTTCTTCTCCGAACCATGAGAGACTCTAGAGTTCAACAATCAGGAGCTTCTCCATCTGATCAGTTCTTTGACAAGCAAGTCTGTGTTTGATCGGAAAACGGTAATAAAGAAGATGTGGGTTTAAGTAAGACGTCTTATTTACGGTCGGGCGAACGTTCAGTCGGTTACAAGGGGAAAGAAGAGAATGCGACAGAAAAAAAGCCGGTGGCTCGATGAGCTACCGGAAAGTACAACTAACGGCGAGATGAAGCAAAGGTGAAAACCCAAATCTAGCCGCCAAGTCTTGGTCAATGATTTCGGATCCATCTCTCGTTGTCTCCCCTTTCCCTTATATAGACGTCCTGACGCCTCGTCCTTGACCTAATTTGCGCCATCTTGGTGGGCCTCCTCTACTGGGTCGAGAAGCCCGTAGGCGTTCGAGCAGCCGCTGAACTGGATGTATTTCAGTCGATGATGATCGACTAAAAGTCTAAAAGTACTCAAGAGTCAAGCCGAGAGACCTGACTCTTAAGCCGACCGATCGAGCCGTCGCTCAACCTAATCCGGGCCAGGCCTTTCTACTCCTCGGGCCTTGTGGGATGGTCAAATCCATCCTCTACAGCAAGTCCCCCCCCAGTCCATTAGTGAGCGAAGTGCTTTCTGGCTCGTGATGGATTCTAAGGTTTGAAGGTTTGAGGGAATAAAAGGCCTATCGGAAAGTTGGAGCGGTTGGTCGGTGAGTCGCACAGCGTCGTTTTCTCGGAAGCGAGCAGTAGAAGCTTTATCGCTTCTTTTGATCGTTGTGTCGCATGGAGGGTTCTGGAATATTTCCGCTTGAGATCAATTAGTCGCGGATATTCGGGTCCGGACTGACGTGTCTAGATTAACCGTTGGTGTACTCTGATTTTAAGATGACCGACATCTGATTTAGACGAGAAGCTGAAACGTCGCGAGGGTCCGTTGGATTTTTGGGGAGAGTTTCGAGGCCCAAACGGGCCCGTTTGAATTTAATGACGCCTCGAGTTTTTCCCCTTTCTCTTCCTTCCATAATGTGCCGGGAAGCGGAATCGTCGCGAGGGTCCGTTGGATTTTTGGGGAGAGTTTCGAGGCCCATCTAGACCCGGATAGACCTAATGATGATGCCTCGAGTTCCCCCCTCTCTTTTCCTTATAAATACGCAGACCCCCTCTCATTTCTTCAAGTTTCCTCCGCGATCAAAGGTACTTTCTCTCTCTTCTTCTTTTATCTCTCTAAGTGTTATAGCCTTTGTTCGACGCGTTCTTCGCCGCCTTGTTCTACCATGCGTCGGCTCAGGGGTCATCGAGGCAGCAAAAGGGGAACTCAGTTGTGGCGGCATCGGCTCCGGCAAGGGGTACAGACGGAAGTTGTATCGGGGATCTTGAGTCGACTCATCACGAGGCGATGATGGGCACAGTCGATTTATCTCGCTCCCAGAGGCTTTTGGTCGCAGATGCTACACGGCTTGCGAGGGAAGGGAGCGAGAACGTCGTTGTGGGGGATGCGACGGAGTGCGCGAGAGACGGATAGAGTGGGGCAGTGTCCGTTGATCCGATTACCTTGAGGGTTCGCGCAGTGGAAGACGATTCTCCGGAAGACGACGACTCCGAAGCCAAGTTGTTTCCGACGACCTTCTATCCCGAAGGGATTTTCGAGGAGCTTCCGCGACTACATCCTGATTTATTGCGCCCTGCTTTCGTGGCTGGTCAAGATTGGGACGGTGTGGAGGAGACTAAGTCGACCCTGAGGAGCGTGAAGAGGACTCTTCGGGCCAAGAACGCTACAGGCGTGACCTTCCTCATTCCTACGAAGGAGCAAAGGCCTTGGTCTCCTCCGATCACGTACCAGACAGTATACGAGTCTTATTTCCAGGATGACACTCGCTGTTGGTTTCCCATCCCGCGACTGATCACCGCTTACGCTAGGCGGCGAGATATCGCGATTAGTCAGCTACTGAACGGCTCGCTGCGACTAGCCGTCACTTTATCAGTTCTAGCGGAGGAGATTGACATGCCGATGAGCGTCAGGTCGTTCGAGGAGATGAACTCGATAACCGATATGAAGGACGGAACCTACTCGGTGAAGATGCGACCAAACTGCAATGTGTGCGCCGGTCATCCAAACAAAACGCAGAATTGGCAGCGTTCCTACTTCTTCATCAAATCCGACGACTCGGCTTTCGAGGAGCCTCCTCGAGAGGACTATCGGGTCCTGTGGAACCGTTCTTGTGGTAGAATATCTAGTCGCGAGCTACGTCTGATTTTGTTGATCTTAACGGAACTTTCTTTTTGTTGTGCTCGCAGTTGGCCATCCCACGTCTCCAGTCTATCATGAGGATTTCCTGAAGAGCGTTCGAGTCGTCGCTTTGCTTCGGATCTACCGTTGGTCCGAGATTACCGTCGAGAGGATTCGCAAGCTTAAGGAGCGGATTGCTCGAAGTGCGTTCCGTAGCCGTTTTTGGTTATTATTTTTTTATCGCAAAGTTTATTTGTCGCGCCCTAACTTTTCCATTCGTGAGCTTAAGGACCGGATCGCTCGAAGTGCGTTCCCTCGCCGTTTCTGGTTATTTTTTTTATCGCAAAGTTTATTTGTCGCTCCCTGATTTTTCCGCCTTGTGTTTTCAGGAGAGTGGAGATCCGACCTTCCGACCGTTCTTCCTATTCGCACCAAGCGACTAGAGATCTTCCCAAAGGATATCCAGAAGCGAGTCTCCGAAGCAAAGAGGATGGGAACTCTTCCCGATTTGAGCGCGATGTTAGCCGCTCAGCTGGGACTGGTCAGCGAGGAAGGACCTTCGACGACGGTTCCTCGCATTGGTGAGGTTCCCCCTTATGGCGCTAGAAACGCGGGGAAGGGTAAAAAAAAGAAGAGGGGCGGCCCGGGAGGTGAGAGGAGCGTTGAGGAGGCGAGCGACGTTCCTGAAGGGTGATGTTCAAGAAGAAGAACTTCAACCCGAAGAGGAGGCCTTGAAATCTCGGGAGAACGGGACGACGCGGCGGAAGTTGGTGAAGGGGAGGAATCTGAAATTCCTCTTAACGCCGCCCGTCCGGACGGTTCTGAAGAAGACAGCGGAGAGTCGCTGCTTTTGATCAGGAGACGTAACGACGAGGTTGGCGATGAGGCGCGATCTCCTATTCTGGAGTCTTCTCGCGAGGGAACTCCGGTCCCTATTGGGGAAGGGGTCGTTCAGGTCGGCACTTCTTCTCGCGGCTCCGCTATTTTGAAGAGGGTGCCTGGAGTCAACTTTCCAGATAAGTTTTCGTTTCACTACGAGGGACCGGCCCCTCTATTGTACGTTCCTGAGAAGTGCGGAGAGTTCCTTCGCCAATTAAGGGGGAGGGCGAAACCTTTGCCCGCTGTGAAGGACCTCATCTTTGGAGGTGAATACAAGGAAGCCGCGAGGGCCAAGCTGCTGGTAAATGGCTCGGTCCCTTCCTTTTTTTTTGTTTCGTTCTTTGACTTTTCCTTACAATTTTTATCTCCTCGTTTGTTTAGGGGGATAGAGCGACGAACGTCGTGATCGACAAGTACGACACTGCCCTGAAGGGGACTTTAGGCGAACTCGAGCTGGCTAAGAAGGAGTGCGCGGAGAAAGAGGAAGCTTCTGCTCGCCAGCTGAATGCGTCGAGGGCCGACGTCGAGAGGCTTAACGGGATGGTTGCTCGCATCATTGCTCGAAGAGACGAGCTCAAAGCCGAGTTGGAGGTGTCCCGAGGAGTCGTTCGTGAGCTCGAGCGGAAGAACGCCAAACTTGAGAGCGAGAAGGTTTCGCTCGCTGCGTCTCATGAAAGAGAAATGAGGCGCCTTGGAGACTCCAGGATCCTAGAAGTGACGAGGGAAAGAGGAAGAGTCG
The DNA window shown above is from Brassica oleracea var. oleracea cultivar TO1000 chromosome C3, BOL, whole genome shotgun sequence and carries:
- the LOC106330569 gene encoding uncharacterized protein LOC106330569 — its product is MTANDSSEALSTLRGQCNNIDVVITEYHMPNLNGVQLQRRINEEFGNMPVIVISSDMNNEIEQETLSSGAMCFMRKPIKPNDIDTIYKHALDYKINGGSKEIQKTNSTSNPEDGSSGAKATKKFKIIWTSSLENHFCKAIQHIGKYRKFLKKVKGESVEKTRRAMISNIQSSSYINPQRSYNYKTSLGNNNIFNSQRGYGLGQSSHTMNNNAGFHGSVHCMNRTPTYNSQTGSKFLPRRGSLGVSSGMFALKEEMGSMSGTSQEYQAHKFGQYGTRSGVLGKKSNLNTGTTSSNYAGHRIDEKGDVFGPGGIRVNVNENASLGRMRVTGNGNGSLGGIRIHATGNGCFGGTRVQGNSNGFLGEIKVHGIGNGSLGGTEVRGNDNGFLNERRVRGTGSGSLGGTRIQGNDNGFLDEIRVHGNHNGSFGEIRVHGNDSFGGLRVNSTDNGNGCLDGVMIHGNINANGSLGGMRVHTGNGNASLDENLSSMNWNFNNNNMSNHGSSTSRFPSALSSFFDNKDQSQNYLNAQTGGVVPQQGKVTGENPEVPPAYPLENLSNGNYNEETLYSVANSEMYFPTDQNMIITNKEYGVEDLMELPLSFDQPLFDAFFAALFYHASAQGSSRQQKGNSVVAASAPARGTDGSCIGDLESTHHEAMMGTVDLSRSQRLLVADATRLAREGSENVVVGDATEVRAVEDDSPEDDDSEAKLFPTTFYPEGIFEELPRLHPDLLRPAFVAGQDWDGVEETKSTLRSVKRTLRAKNATGVTFLIPTKEQRPWSPPITYQTVYESYFQDDTRCWFPIPRLITAYARRRDIAISQLLNGSLRLAVTLSVLAEEIDMPMSVRSFEEMNSITDMKDGTYSVKMRPNCNVCAGHPNKTQNWQRSYFFIKSDDSAFEEPPREDYRVLWNRSCVGHPTSPVYHEDFLKSVRVVALLRIYRWSEITVERIRKLKERIARREWRSDLPTVLPIRTKRLEIFPKDIQKRVSEAKRMGTLPDLSAMLAAQLGLVSEEGPSTTVPRIGEVPPYGARNAGKGGLEISGERDDAAEVGEGEESEIPLNAARPDGSEEDSGESLLLIRRRNDEVGDEARSPILESSREGTPVPIGEGVVQVGTSSRGSAILKRVPGVNFPDKFSFHYEGPAPLLYVPEKCGEFLRQLRGRAKPLPAVKDLIFGGEYKEAARAKLLGDRATNVVIDKYDTALKGTLGELELAKKECAEKEEASARQLNASRADVERLNGMVARIIARRDELKAELEVSRGVVRELERKNAKLESEKVSLAASHEREMRRLGDSRILEVTRERGRVEAEMAAKANRRFTRICSREERRGPYEEARLLHSQAFGTRKCLEALKRAGSDISQATIEIFAEQEKKYEEEAEKLRVGEVPEKDLTLSPLVLDSQFCSSGRTPNLRARRFRSLRLMKEK